In Puntigrus tetrazona isolate hp1 chromosome 7, ASM1883169v1, whole genome shotgun sequence, the following are encoded in one genomic region:
- the zpax4 gene encoding zona pellucida protein AX 4 isoform X1, which translates to MAFGFVSGGLLLMCALTSALLDSKALQQSFSLPQTTINIECKANSLFISLDMPASGSQPRFEAVDATGAYPITESYGVQCGYTYSVQPLWGRVVLRASYFSCHTDNQNDEVFTFMFGVFITDQLGKESFFNVSKTCSVPPFPPRVVTCEENYVEASVRTDLPCPTSGSIKDFSASFSVVHSSAFEAWQVMLQREGQQPDVMSTEKAATLGYFIMLTPGRLVFRTTFGQPHASLKMVNSVAVEVIQATVFFRQNWMVVMVDLIAAYSLDEGIFDGYRLHWRTPAVLTPLSVGTSDLSSEYMGIGVDGDILNEQAVAARGYSVVVSDGTIDCSIPFAAEGGIRKSFVAGNVYNVLYAVVLTYQQVFVDQRGVKTEYNVVRQMATPPIPYPPFSVNQTVTEERVFTVYLGNIPFDVELVSVELNGKEVSTSSATQMGYFLNKVPESNITFSCIIRVPFDDQVVVKQYTSEGLFEYSLEIKWTLYIMPQMEAYYHFSSVVALVQVSQDVPDVPAASPPVFNSMCTDGGISFMKNNKKSDYLWDITIGSYTLTPQLASERGYILMNDSNTLQLNVPLFTIGYVYENITLQQFYGTFELLARNTQTLKIEQSSAKSCLFQTTELLVCSTGGVMTVVSDLTKAVLSADPARTTLLDINCRPQETDETRVLFSFGLNTCGTRFQINQQYVTYENEIIFHELYSTDNRPVITRDAAYRMTVRCIYPVSGIESILVDRQFRAQTPGIGQIKDPVKVPPQMLKPLQQPTQTLQQQKQAIMKPSLQASNARKAAVYVRVG; encoded by the exons ATGGCTTTTGGATTTGTTTCAGG tGGGCTTCTACTTATGTGTGCATTAACTAGTGCTCTGCTTGACTCAAAGGCATTGCAACAGTCCTTCAGCCTACCACAAA CTACCATTAACATTGAATGCAAGGCCAATTCCCTGTTCATCTCCCTAGACATGCCTGCTTCTGGCAGTCAGCCTCGTTTTGAGGCAGTTG ATGCCACGGGTGCATATCCGATCACAGAGAGCTATGGGGTTCAGTGTGGTTATACTTACTCTGTGCAGCCTCTGTGGGGTCGTGTTGTTCTCAGAGCCTCATACTTCTCCTGTCACACAGACAACCAG AATGATGAGGTCTTCACCTTCATGTTTGGTGTATTCATTACGGATCAACTTGGCAAAGAATCATTTTTCAACGTTTCCAAGACTTGCTCTGTTCCTCCTTTCCCTCCAAGAGTGGTTACTTGTGAAGAGAACTATGTGGAG GCGTCTGTGAGAACTGACCTACCTTGCCCTACATCAGGCAGTATTAAAGATTTCTCTGCATCTTTCTCTGTG GTCCATAGTTCAGCATTTGAGGCCTGGCAAGTGATGCTACAACGAGAGGGACAGCAACCTGACGTCATGTCAACTGAAAAGGCGGCTACTCTGGGCTACTTCATAATGCTCACACCTGGCAGACTTGTATTTCGGACAACCTTTGGACAACCTCATGCTTCTCTTAAAATG GTTAATAGTGTTGCGGTTGAAGTGATCCAAGCCACAGTGTTTTTCAGACAAAACTGGATGGTGGTCATGGTGGATCTAATTGCTGCCTATTCACTGG ATGAAGGCATTTTTGATGGCTACCGACTTCACTGGAGGACCCCTGCAGTGTTGACTCCCTTGTCTGTAGGAACATCAGATTTGAGTAGTGAGTACATGGGCATAGGAGTCGATGGTGACATTCTAAATGAACAGGCTGTAGCAGCCCGAGGCTACTCTGTGGTGGTCAGTGATGGGACCATAGACTGCAGCATCCCATTTGCTGCTGAGGGAGGGATCAGAAAG AGCTTTGTGGCCGGCAATGTGTATAATGTGCTATATGCAGTCGTGCTGACGTACCAGCAAGTGTTTGTGGACCAGCGTGGAGTAAAGACAGAGTACAATGTAGTCCGGCAAATGGCTACACCACCAATTCCTTATCCTCCTTTTTCAGTTAACC AAACCGTTACTGAGGAGCGAGTCTTCACAGTCTACCTGGGTAATATTCCTTTCGATGTGGAACTGGTGTCGGTGGAGCTGAATGGGAAGGAGGTCTCTACATCATCGGCCACACAGATGGGATATTTCCTCAACAAAGTCCCCGAAAgcaatattactttttcatgCATCATTAGGGTGCCATTTGATGACCAGGTTGTTGTGAAACAG TACACTTCAGAGGGCCTCTTTGAGTACTCGTTGGAAATTAAATGGACTTTGTACATCATGCCTCAGATGGAGGCCTACTACCATTTTTCCTCTGTGGTTGCTCTTGTCCAAGTGAGCCAAGATGTTCCTGACGTCCCCGCTGCCT CCCCTCCGGTCTTTAACAGCATGTGTACTGATGGTGGCATAAGCTTTATGAAGAACAATAAGAAATCTGACTACTTGTGGGACATTACCATTGGTTCCTACACATTGACCCCACAGCTGGCATCGGAGCGTGGCTACATCTTGATGAATGACAGCAACACCTTACAACTGAATGTTCCTCTCTTTACCATTGGATACGTCTATGAG AATATTACTCTGCAGCAGTTTTATGGAACTTTTGAACTTCTTGCCAGAAATACTCAGACCTTGAAGATTGAGCAGTCCTCTGCTAAAAGCTGCCTCTTCCAAACCACTGAGCTCTTGG tgtgCTCTACTGGGGGTGTGATGACTGTAGTGAGTGACCTCACTAAAGCAGTACTTTCTGCTGACCCTGCCAGAACCACACTATTGGACATAAACTGCAGACCTCAAGAAACCGATGAGACCAGAGTACTCTTCTCTTTTGGTCTCAACACCTGTGGCACTAGATTTCAG ATTAATCAGCAGTATGTGACTTATGAAAATGAGATCATATTTCATGAGTTATATTCCACGGACAATAGACCTGTCATCACACGAGATGCAGCATACAG gatGACTGTGAGGTGCATTTACCCAGTAAGTGGCATTGAAAGCATTCTTGTGGACCGTCAGTTCAGAGCACAGACTCCTGGAATTGGACAAATCAAGGACCCTGTGAAGG TTCCTCCCCAAATGCTTAAGCCCTTGCAACAGCCAACGCAAACCTTGCAACAGCAGAAACAAGCCATTATGAAGCCCTCTCTTCAGGCATCTAATGCAAGGAAAGCAGCTGTGTATGTACGAGTGGGCTAG
- the zpax4 gene encoding zona pellucida protein AX 4 isoform X2 → MPASGSQPRFEAVDATGAYPITESYGVQCGYTYSVQPLWGRVVLRASYFSCHTDNQNDEVFTFMFGVFITDQLGKESFFNVSKTCSVPPFPPRVVTCEENYVEASVRTDLPCPTSGSIKDFSASFSVVHSSAFEAWQVMLQREGQQPDVMSTEKAATLGYFIMLTPGRLVFRTTFGQPHASLKMVNSVAVEVIQATVFFRQNWMVVMVDLIAAYSLDEGIFDGYRLHWRTPAVLTPLSVGTSDLSSEYMGIGVDGDILNEQAVAARGYSVVVSDGTIDCSIPFAAEGGIRKSFVAGNVYNVLYAVVLTYQQVFVDQRGVKTEYNVVRQMATPPIPYPPFSVNQTVTEERVFTVYLGNIPFDVELVSVELNGKEVSTSSATQMGYFLNKVPESNITFSCIIRVPFDDQVVVKQYTSEGLFEYSLEIKWTLYIMPQMEAYYHFSSVVALVQVSQDVPDVPAASPPVFNSMCTDGGISFMKNNKKSDYLWDITIGSYTLTPQLASERGYILMNDSNTLQLNVPLFTIGYVYENITLQQFYGTFELLARNTQTLKIEQSSAKSCLFQTTELLVCSTGGVMTVVSDLTKAVLSADPARTTLLDINCRPQETDETRVLFSFGLNTCGTRFQINQQYVTYENEIIFHELYSTDNRPVITRDAAYRMTVRCIYPVSGIESILVDRQFRAQTPGIGQIKDPVKVPPQMLKPLQQPTQTLQQQKQAIMKPSLQASNARKAAVYVRVG, encoded by the exons ATGCCTGCTTCTGGCAGTCAGCCTCGTTTTGAGGCAGTTG ATGCCACGGGTGCATATCCGATCACAGAGAGCTATGGGGTTCAGTGTGGTTATACTTACTCTGTGCAGCCTCTGTGGGGTCGTGTTGTTCTCAGAGCCTCATACTTCTCCTGTCACACAGACAACCAG AATGATGAGGTCTTCACCTTCATGTTTGGTGTATTCATTACGGATCAACTTGGCAAAGAATCATTTTTCAACGTTTCCAAGACTTGCTCTGTTCCTCCTTTCCCTCCAAGAGTGGTTACTTGTGAAGAGAACTATGTGGAG GCGTCTGTGAGAACTGACCTACCTTGCCCTACATCAGGCAGTATTAAAGATTTCTCTGCATCTTTCTCTGTG GTCCATAGTTCAGCATTTGAGGCCTGGCAAGTGATGCTACAACGAGAGGGACAGCAACCTGACGTCATGTCAACTGAAAAGGCGGCTACTCTGGGCTACTTCATAATGCTCACACCTGGCAGACTTGTATTTCGGACAACCTTTGGACAACCTCATGCTTCTCTTAAAATG GTTAATAGTGTTGCGGTTGAAGTGATCCAAGCCACAGTGTTTTTCAGACAAAACTGGATGGTGGTCATGGTGGATCTAATTGCTGCCTATTCACTGG ATGAAGGCATTTTTGATGGCTACCGACTTCACTGGAGGACCCCTGCAGTGTTGACTCCCTTGTCTGTAGGAACATCAGATTTGAGTAGTGAGTACATGGGCATAGGAGTCGATGGTGACATTCTAAATGAACAGGCTGTAGCAGCCCGAGGCTACTCTGTGGTGGTCAGTGATGGGACCATAGACTGCAGCATCCCATTTGCTGCTGAGGGAGGGATCAGAAAG AGCTTTGTGGCCGGCAATGTGTATAATGTGCTATATGCAGTCGTGCTGACGTACCAGCAAGTGTTTGTGGACCAGCGTGGAGTAAAGACAGAGTACAATGTAGTCCGGCAAATGGCTACACCACCAATTCCTTATCCTCCTTTTTCAGTTAACC AAACCGTTACTGAGGAGCGAGTCTTCACAGTCTACCTGGGTAATATTCCTTTCGATGTGGAACTGGTGTCGGTGGAGCTGAATGGGAAGGAGGTCTCTACATCATCGGCCACACAGATGGGATATTTCCTCAACAAAGTCCCCGAAAgcaatattactttttcatgCATCATTAGGGTGCCATTTGATGACCAGGTTGTTGTGAAACAG TACACTTCAGAGGGCCTCTTTGAGTACTCGTTGGAAATTAAATGGACTTTGTACATCATGCCTCAGATGGAGGCCTACTACCATTTTTCCTCTGTGGTTGCTCTTGTCCAAGTGAGCCAAGATGTTCCTGACGTCCCCGCTGCCT CCCCTCCGGTCTTTAACAGCATGTGTACTGATGGTGGCATAAGCTTTATGAAGAACAATAAGAAATCTGACTACTTGTGGGACATTACCATTGGTTCCTACACATTGACCCCACAGCTGGCATCGGAGCGTGGCTACATCTTGATGAATGACAGCAACACCTTACAACTGAATGTTCCTCTCTTTACCATTGGATACGTCTATGAG AATATTACTCTGCAGCAGTTTTATGGAACTTTTGAACTTCTTGCCAGAAATACTCAGACCTTGAAGATTGAGCAGTCCTCTGCTAAAAGCTGCCTCTTCCAAACCACTGAGCTCTTGG tgtgCTCTACTGGGGGTGTGATGACTGTAGTGAGTGACCTCACTAAAGCAGTACTTTCTGCTGACCCTGCCAGAACCACACTATTGGACATAAACTGCAGACCTCAAGAAACCGATGAGACCAGAGTACTCTTCTCTTTTGGTCTCAACACCTGTGGCACTAGATTTCAG ATTAATCAGCAGTATGTGACTTATGAAAATGAGATCATATTTCATGAGTTATATTCCACGGACAATAGACCTGTCATCACACGAGATGCAGCATACAG gatGACTGTGAGGTGCATTTACCCAGTAAGTGGCATTGAAAGCATTCTTGTGGACCGTCAGTTCAGAGCACAGACTCCTGGAATTGGACAAATCAAGGACCCTGTGAAGG TTCCTCCCCAAATGCTTAAGCCCTTGCAACAGCCAACGCAAACCTTGCAACAGCAGAAACAAGCCATTATGAAGCCCTCTCTTCAGGCATCTAATGCAAGGAAAGCAGCTGTGTATGTACGAGTGGGCTAG
- the si:dkey-19b23.7 gene encoding uncharacterized protein si:dkey-19b23.7 encodes MSSAMQEHEQRARLKHFLSELAILGSLQGFHYFQPWLRGREELLLTVVNDDLRWRSPGFAVSVASTFTSSTCSSSYSLDSDYASSPLAGEGPPPQYKPETPDAAQQQTPSRNVDCHLLPASPSEREIAVPEINCTLFLLAGYAKYGQPYAWIRSNHERLVNVGGTDTLVKDTPMKLKSITDWVSTSQGTHVWDVVSELVGLCTMPPPDNPFSLDMRYLQTLSLPERFLVTGALLNFLEMIVVQGSREEPFYDLVLEELKPLRKLHFQSLSEVQRFQGSDSTPSPLPTK; translated from the exons ATGAGTTCCGCT ATGCAGGAACATGAACAAAGGGCGAGACTCAAGCACTTCCTGTCAGAGCTTGCAATACTGGGTTCTTTACAG GGCTTCCATTATTTTCAGCCCTGGCTAAGGGGGAGAGAGGAACTTCTGCTGACTGTGGTCAATGATGACTTG AGATGGCGTTCTCCTGGGTTCGCCGTGTCTGTGGCCTCCACCTTTACCAGCTCAACCTGCAGTAGCAGTTACAGTCTGGACAGTGACTATGCCAGCTCACCTTTGGCAGGAGAAGGGCCACCTCCACAGTACAAACCAGAGACACCAGACGCCGCACAGCAACAAACTCCCAGCAG GAATGTTGACTGTCATCTTCTCCCAGCCTCACCCAGTGAGAGAGAGATCGCTGTTCCT gaAATTAACTGCACCCTGTTCCTGTTAGCCGGCTATGCCAAGTATGGGCAACCTTATGCCTGGATTCGATCCAATCATGAGCGCCTAGTAAATGTCGGAGGAACTGATACGCTTGTCAAAGATACACCAATGAAGCTGAAGTCAATCACAGACTGGGTTTCAACATCCCAAG GAACCCATGTATGGGATGTAGTAAGTGAGTTAGTGGGACTGTGCACTATGCCGCCTCCCGACAACCCCTTCTCTTTGGACATGCGCTACCTCCAAACCCTGTCCCTCCCAGAGCGCTTCCTGGTCACTGGGGCCCTCCTGAATTTCCTGGAGATGATTGTGGTTCAGGGAAGCCGAGAGGAACCGTTCTATGATCTGG ttctgGAAGAGTTGAAGCCACTGAGAAAACTTCATTTCCAAAGCCTTTCTGAGGTCCAAAGATTTCAAGGAAGCGACAGTACTCCAAGTCCTTTACCCAcgaaataa
- the si:dkey-19b23.8 gene encoding uncharacterized protein si:dkey-19b23.8 produces the protein MIYLCRTKSEDCMKDLKAVLSCATLGGLLDKQKKHPCDCKKVSPLLSTPTMALASFHLMQTLKNSPAALRRRFRRDRTESLSHGDPLFKVHYLGTKKIFSLDLEQAEDAIDRLLDGVPGKLSKDHALVVRPRYVEVKELSTGRQLTKTYLQDIAYCASHTARPNVFLYICRQPGQQLQCRVFWCSRAERAKDMTACLAMSFQRALNDWQGGCATLPQVEGITKEPEISGTPTATKGSTLPASLGKVRWKKRGSVSRSPLRAISRRGSASDNWH, from the exons ATGATTTACCTGTGCCGGACCAAAAGCGAAGATTGCATGAAAG ATCTCAAGGCTGTACTGAGCTGCGCCACACTGGGAGGCTTACTGGATAAGCAGAAGAAGCATCCCTGTGACTGCAAAAAAGTGTCTCCGCTTCTGTCTACTCCCACAATGGCCCTGGCCTCCTTCCATCTGATGCAAACTCTAAAGAACTCTCCGGCGGCTCTGCGTCGACGATTCCGTCGCGACCGAACGGAGAGCCTGTCTCACGGCGATCCCCTCTTCAAGGTGCACTACCTCGGCACCAAGAAGATCTTCTCCTTGGACTTGGAGCAAGCGGAGGATGCCATCGACCGACTCCTAGATGGAGTCCCTGGAAAACTTTCTAAAGATCACGCCCTAGTAGTGCGACCCCGATACGTCGAGGTTAAAGAACTGAGCACTGGAAGGCAGCTCACCAAGACCTACTTGCAGGATATCGCGTACTGCGCCTCGCACACTGCCAGACCCAATGTGTTTCTGTACATCTGCAGGCAGCCCGGTCAGCAGCTGCAATGCAGAGTATTCTGGTGCAGTCGGGCAGAAAGGGCGAAGGACATGACAGCCTGCTTGGCGATGTCGTTTCAGCGGGCGCTAAATGACTGGCAAGGTGGATGTGCCACATTGCCGCAAGTGGAAGGGATCACTAAAGAGCCAGAGATTTCTGGTACGCCCACTGCAACAAAGGGGTCAACACTGCCAGCTAGTCTGGGAAAAG TCCGTTGGAAGAAGAGAGGGTCGGTGTCCCGCAGTCCTCTCCGTGCCATTTCCAGAAGAGGTTCTGCCAGTGACAACTGGCACTGA
- the LOC122349256 gene encoding thialysine N-epsilon-acetyltransferase-like: MDFTIRAATLEDCKDISRMILELAEYEKVSDQVKITQRDLEQDGFSKNPFFHGIIAEVPEHHKSREGHTKVGYSLYFYTYTSWKGRAVYMEDLYVMPEFRGKGIGKALMSKVSQLGLAAGCTQLNFTVLDWNKSSLDFYLKQGCWDVTSDLGYHCMRCEGDALEHLAQGDL, encoded by the exons ATGGATTTCACGATCCGGGCCGCCACTCTCGAGGACTGTAAGGACATCTCGCGGATGATACTG GAACTGGCAGAGTATGAGAAAGTGTCAGACCAGGTCAAGATTACACAAAGAG ATCTGGAGCAGGATGGATTCTCCAAAAACCCTTTTTTCCATGGAATTATTGCTGAAGTGCCAGAGCACCATAAGTCTAGAGAGG GTCATACCAAGGTTGGTTACTCTCTGTACTTCTACACATACACTTCATGGAAAGGTCGGGCGGTGTACATGGAGGATCTGTATGTGATGCCAGAGTTCAGAG GGAAAGGCATTGGCAAGGCTCTGATGTCCAAAGTTTCCCAG CTTGGTCTGGCTGCTGGTTGCACCCAGCTGAATTTCACTGTGCTGGACTGGAACAAATCATCTCTTGACTTCTACCTAAAGCAGGGCTGCTGggacgtgacctctgacctcggCTATCACTGCATGCGCTGCGAGGGCGATGCCCTCGAACACTTGGCCCAGGGGGACCTTTAA